One Malaclemys terrapin pileata isolate rMalTer1 chromosome 7, rMalTer1.hap1, whole genome shotgun sequence genomic region harbors:
- the SELENOK gene encoding selenoprotein K isoform X1: MVYISNGQVLDTQSRAPWSLSFITDFFWGIADFVVLFFQSLVKPDLRRRGCISSSNSRYDDGRGPPGNPRRRMGRINHGGGPSPPPMAGGGUGR, encoded by the exons ATGGTTTACATTTCGAACG GACAAGTGTTGGATACCCAGAGTCGGGCTCCTTGGAGTTTGTCATTTATAACAGATTTCTTCTGGGGCATAGCAGATTTTGTGGTTTTATT CTTCCAGAGCCTTGTTAAGCCAGATTTGAGAAGAAGAGGTTGTATATCTTCCTCAAACTCAAGATATGATGATGGAAGAGG GCCTCCAGGAAATCCTCGCCGTAGAATGGGTCGGATAAATCACGGTGGAGGTCCCAGTCCACCACCCATGGCtggaggaggatgaggaaggTAA
- the SELENOK gene encoding selenoprotein K isoform X2 produces the protein MVYISNGQVLDTQSRAPWSLSFITDFFWGIADFVVLFFQSLVKPDLRRRGCISSSNSRYDDGRGPPGNPRRRMGRINHGGGPSPPPMAGGG, from the exons ATGGTTTACATTTCGAACG GACAAGTGTTGGATACCCAGAGTCGGGCTCCTTGGAGTTTGTCATTTATAACAGATTTCTTCTGGGGCATAGCAGATTTTGTGGTTTTATT CTTCCAGAGCCTTGTTAAGCCAGATTTGAGAAGAAGAGGTTGTATATCTTCCTCAAACTCAAGATATGATGATGGAAGAGG GCCTCCAGGAAATCCTCGCCGTAGAATGGGTCGGATAAATCACGGTGGAGGTCCCAGTCCACCACCCATGGCtggaggaggatga